GAATATGTTCAGTGATAATCAGCAGAAAAAACTCAAAGTGACGAGTAGTGCGGCAAATCGAGTCTGTGACTTCTTAGAGCTGGAAGGAAATGGTGTGTTTCCAAATCTCGACCGCGATGAAGTCGGGATTGGCCTGTTAATGCGAATCTCAGACCCCGGCATAATTGCTCAGAAACATGCGAGCCTGTGTGGTCCGACTTCCTTACTGTTCTCCATTGCAACTCACCGGCCATTTAGATACGTAGAATTTGCTGCTGATCTTTACGACAAAGGTCGCGGAACGATTGGCGAGCTAACGATTAAACCTTGCAGTGATACTCGCAACTACAAACCGGCCAAAGGTTCGATCTCGCCGGTTGATTGGTTGACCGCAGCATCGATTCGTGACTCCGAAAACTGGTTTTTCGACTACCAGACTGCTTCCAATGAGTTTGCAGGGATCACGATGCCCAATGAAATGGCGTCATGGTTCGAAAGAGCCGGCTTTCGTGATGTCAGAAACGTGACCAATGTATACTTTACCAAGGGGGATAACGCCTTGGATGATATTAAAAGACTGATGGCAAAGGGATTTCGTATTTGTTTGTTTATCAACTCTAACATGGTAAAGTCAGCAAAACAAACTGTGAGTTCCACATTTCCTGATCATTGGGTGGTGCTACGTAAAGTACACAAGTCTTCTAAGGTTGTAGATCTAGAAATTTACAACCAGGGTACAGGGAAATTTCGAGTGCCGAAAACTGGCGAGTTATTGACAGAGGACTTTTTCAAAAATTTCTATGGCTATGTAGCTGCTCGACCTTAACTCTATTAATGTCAAAGGAGGCAATCCAGCAGGGGCACCACGGCCAGCACGCACTTTAGGTAATCTACGGTAGTGCGTCCAATCTCTTTCTGCGATGATAACGTTTTTCCAAATCCGTGTCTCGCGCTGCAGGGAAGAGCCGATGCCTCGCCGGATTGATCAGGATGATGTCGTTTCGATTCTCGGCGGACGTAGGAACGGGGGCAGGTCTCTTTACTCGGTCGTCTGGCCGGGTGACACAGTTTATCCTTCCAGCTTGTTCAGCATCTTGGGGTGTGCCACTGCCGCCCTCAGCAGTGTGAAGTGGTGAATCGGCTGGCTGCGGTAGTCGGCTTGTGCAATCGCCACGATATGGAAAAACAAACAGTCTTGATACCGATTCTTCCTCTGGCGCCTTGTCTATTCCAACGCGTTCGATGGCCCAAAAAAAATCGCGGGTTTTTGTTAGTTCTGCAACCCAAACGCCCAAGCGGGCTTAGGTGTTGCCTGGGATCGTGGTTCGAGCCTTTCGGCTAAAAAAATTTGCTGGCGCTCTAGCAAAAGCGCACACCAGGCTGGTATACCTAAATTCATCGCCGGGGTCACTTCTCCGGCTTCTTTATTTTCTGCTCGGTCCCGTGTGTATTTCTTCACGTTCAGGGACCCAATTGCGACGCCCAAATCTTCTTGGGTATTCGACGCCGGAACCCTTCTAAGTTGGGCTACCGATCGAACTATTTGACCTAAACGCGTGCCCTAATCGCGGCACGCCTGTTCCCTTTCACCGAAAGAAGTATTGTTATGTCTACCCCCATCGAAACACCAAGTCAGAACAGCCCTGCCGATGCCTGTGAAGGTCCGGCAACGCCGCTTGCCGACCGCATCTTGCATGTCTATCAGAGCATGCAGGCAGAGCTGCGTCAGAAGCAGCGCGAGATCGACCGCCTGCAGCAGGAACTGAGCGCGCTGGACGAAGCCGAAGCACGCGAAGCGTCTCCGCCGCCGGCGACCCAGCACGCAGGCCAAAGTCCGCCTGGGCTGGGCCGAAAATCTCGTCGGATGCCAAAGAAAGTGCCGGTGTGCCGGCCGATCTGCCCTGCCAGCGGCGACCGATCAGCGGATGCCCCATCGGATCAGCCTAGGACGCTGCGGCGCGACCGGAAGTCTTGTCTTTCGCAGAAGTTAACGCGAGAGCCATGCCTGCGGTTTGAGCCAAGGCATGCCGATCGATCGGCCGTCGAGGCTTGCACCGGGGCCGGAGCGGTGACCCACCGGGGATCCACTTTACCCCACCAGACTCCGGTCGAGCATTCGGTAGTTAATCGCCTCGCAAACATGATCGGCCGAGATCACCGTGGCCGATTCCAGGTCGGCGATCGTTCTCGCCAGACGCAGGATCTTATCGTAGGCCCTGGCACTCAGGCCAAAGTTGCTGATGCTTTGCTTCATCAGGTTGGCCGCTTCTTCTTCCACGTGGCAGTGCTTACGGACTTCGCGGCTACTCATTTGGGCGTTGTAACGGCTAGGGCTGCCGACGAAGCGGCGGGTTTGAATTTTGCGGGCCGAGATGACCATCTCTTTCAGCTCCTCGCTGCTGGTTCCTTCCGTGGTGCTGGCCAACTCTTGGTAAGGGACCGCAGGGACTTCGATCTGAATATCGATTCGATCGAGCAGCGGGCCCGATATTTTGCCGACGTACTTTTCGACCTGCGGGACCGAGCAGCGGCAGTTGCGGCGCGGGTCGTTGCGAAAACCGCACGGGCAAGGGTTCATCGCTGCGACCAGCATGAAGTCGGCCGGGAAGGTGACACTACGCAAAGCCCGGCTGATGGTCACCTGGCGATCTTCCAGCGGCTGCCGCATCAGTTCCAGCGTGCGGCGGTTGAACTCTGGAAGCTCGTCGAGGAAAAGAATTCCGTTGTGCGAGAGACTAATTTCGCCGGGTGCCGGGTTGCTGCCACCCCCGACCAGGCCAGCCTCAGAGATCGTATGGTGAGGCGAACGAAAAGGCCGCGTCGCCAGCAGCGGCTCGTTGGTGGCCAGGCGGCCGGTAGCGCTGTAGATGCGTGTAGTCTCGACCGATTCGCTGGGCGTCAGTTCCGGCAGGATCGTTCGAACCCGCTTGGCGAGCATTGTTTTGCCTGAGCCTGGAGGGCCTACTAACAGCAGGTTATGCATTCCGGCTGCGGCGATGGTGGCGGCTCGTTTGGCGAGTTCCTGCCCGCGGACGTCGGCGAAATCGACTTCGTAGGCAGAGTGTTCTTCCAGCAAGGCGTGGATTTGGGGTGGGACCGGTTCGATATCGAGCTGACCCGACAGAAAGCCGACCGCTTCACTCAGGCTGGCGACCGGAATGACCTCGATCCCTTCCACGACGGCAGCTTCCCGGGCATTTTGTGCCGGCACGATAATTCCGCGTAGCTTCTGCTTCTCGGTTTCGATCGCTTTGGAAAGTACACCGCGGATGGGACGCGTGTTGCCGTCGAGGGCCAGTTCGCCGACGATAGCGTATTCGCTAAGCCGGTCACTGGTGAGTTGCCCACTTCCCAGCAGCACGCCAAGCGTGATGGGCAAATCAAACGAGGCCGCGTTTTTGGGGATTTCCGCCGGGGCCAGGTTGATGACCACGCGATCACGCGGGCAGAAGAAGCCTGAGTTGACGATGGCCCGCTCGATACGGTGGACGCTTTCCTTGACGGCGGCTTCCGGCAGGCCGACCAGTACGGTCTTGGGAAGCGCGGTGGGAGAAACGTCGACCTCGACCTCCACGGGAATCGCATCGATGCCGGCCATCGTGTAGGTGCAAAGTTGAGCCAGCATGCCGAATTCCTTGTCGCCGTCATTGGAAGGTTTATCTTGAGGTAACCCCCATTGTGTGAGAAGCGGCCCCCCTCAGGCAAGCGATTCATCAGGATTTCTCGATCAACGCGTAAATGACCGGTTGTGTGCTATGGTTAAGGGTTTTAACGAATATCGAAGCGGCGTTGGGAACA
This region of Bremerella alba genomic DNA includes:
- a CDS encoding YifB family Mg chelatase-like AAA ATPase; its protein translation is MLAQLCTYTMAGIDAIPVEVEVDVSPTALPKTVLVGLPEAAVKESVHRIERAIVNSGFFCPRDRVVINLAPAEIPKNAASFDLPITLGVLLGSGQLTSDRLSEYAIVGELALDGNTRPIRGVLSKAIETEKQKLRGIIVPAQNAREAAVVEGIEVIPVASLSEAVGFLSGQLDIEPVPPQIHALLEEHSAYEVDFADVRGQELAKRAATIAAAGMHNLLLVGPPGSGKTMLAKRVRTILPELTPSESVETTRIYSATGRLATNEPLLATRPFRSPHHTISEAGLVGGGSNPAPGEISLSHNGILFLDELPEFNRRTLELMRQPLEDRQVTISRALRSVTFPADFMLVAAMNPCPCGFRNDPRRNCRCSVPQVEKYVGKISGPLLDRIDIQIEVPAVPYQELASTTEGTSSEELKEMVISARKIQTRRFVGSPSRYNAQMSSREVRKHCHVEEEAANLMKQSISNFGLSARAYDKILRLARTIADLESATVISADHVCEAINYRMLDRSLVG